Proteins from one Neodiprion fabricii isolate iyNeoFabr1 chromosome 5, iyNeoFabr1.1, whole genome shotgun sequence genomic window:
- the LOC124182950 gene encoding uncharacterized protein LOC124182950 isoform X2, whose amino-acid sequence MLDPSVLTDLEELTLCSYCKQKFNDTEQCPKYLSCKHHFCLRCIENNLVKGRQLVCAHCWKSTELGHQGPDALPTHSSLLALANNFSHLKINSNNITANKPTDKERKSENCHTHGMPLALWCATCCLALCRACATPQEHPGHQIKSHTDAKDQLITDVQHELVAIRKLSTEIQRLVMQQREFLIKVLEACVTLKTRVETDLQNGWSYYPEITEARETLGEAKASLQMIENPGDIYNLHTQLILKKQRLQAKYQEATVQCQLDDLIGNSGVVFDFTLLKQALASINMGEPAIPQPPGGSGRLHGHLAASQNPILFLANYCMSQLYSRHMANKQHVQNGSIEFHPNMIPAQPPPPPLHVHQGPPPPSQILVPTGSPSVTQPPPAQPNTILHPQQQSAFITEVGTSSGALVAVHSPPQPPPGTIPTTMRGPPNPYPLYYFNIDVNGAPQGRIVIEVRPDAAPKMAKNFSVLATGEIGVGYKGCTIFQCWEGESVITGDFELNNGRGGRSIFEDGFFMPDDTKFPAVRGAVGMRRTQKRHDNLGMVGSQFRIILQEMRGFTGIFGHVVEGLDLVEKISTYGDQTGKPTKTILITKSGKL is encoded by the exons CGACAACTAGTTTGTGCCCATTGCTGGAAGTCAACTGAACTTGGACATCAAGGACCCGATGCTCTACCCACACATTCCTCTCTACTCGCCCTCGCCAATAACTTTTCGCACCTTAAAATCAACTCTAACAACATCACAGCTAACAAACCCACCGATAAGGAAAGAAAG AGTGAGAACTGCCACACACATGGTATGCCATTGGCATTATGGTGTGCAACTTGCTGTTTGGCGCTCTGTCGAGCCTGCGCCACACCGCAGGAACATCCTGGTCACCAAATTAAATCACATACAGATGCCAAAGATCAACTCATAACCGAC gTTCAACACGAATTGGTAGCAATTCGAAAACTATCGACGGAGATTCAGAGACTGGTTATGCAGCAGCGAGAGTTCTTAATAAAAGTGTTAGAGGCCTGCGTTACGCTGAAGACACGAGTAGAGACAGATTTGCAAAATGGGTGGAGCTACTATCCAGAAATAACAGAGGCACGAGAAACGCTGGGAGAGGCCAAGGCGAGTCTGCAGATGATTGAAAACCCCGGTGACATTTACAACTTGCATACCCAACTAATTTTAAAGAAACAAAGGTTGCAAGCCAAGTATCAAGAGGCTACAGTGCAATGTCAACTTGACGATTTAATCGGTAATTCAGGTGTAGTATTCGACTTTACCCTGTTGAAACAAGCCTTGGCTAGCATAAACATGGGTGAACCCGCCATACCGCAACCTCCGGGTGGAAGCGGCAGACTACACGGTCACCTAGCAGCTTCCCAAAACCCGATATTGTTCCTGGCAAACTACTGTATGTCTCAACTATACTCGAGGCACATGGCCAACAAACAGCACGTGCAAAATGGGTCCATTGAATTTCATCCTAACATGATACCAGCAcaacctcctcctcctccattGCACGTTCATCAAGGCCCTCCACCTCCATCGCAAATACTAGTACCCACTGGGTCGCCATCCGTGACACAACCACCACCGGCACAACCGAATACGATACTCCATCCCCAACAACAGTCCGCGTTTATTACTGAGGTTGGCACCAGCAGCGGTGCTTTGGTTGCAGTTCATTCACCTCCTCAACCACCGCCAGGCACCATACCAACGACGATGAGAGGCCCCCCTAATCCATATCCCCTTTACTATTTCAATATCGATGTTAACGGAGCTCCACAAGGTAGAATTGTGATAGAAGTTAGACCGGATGCAGCGCCAAAGATGGCAAAGAATTTCAGCGTGCTTGCAACAGGTGAGATAGGGGTCGGATACAAGGGCTGTACGATATTTCAATGCTGGGAAGGAGAGTCGGTGATAACCGGAGATTTTGAACTAAACAATGGACGCGGAGGTAGAAGTATATTCGAAGATGGATTTTTCATGCCCGACGATACAAAGTTTCCAGCAGTAAGAGGTGCTGTAGGTATGAGAAGAACGCAAAAACGACACGATAACTTGGGGATGGTTGGTTCCCAATTTCGTATAATATTACAGGAAATGAGGGGGTTCACTGGGATATTTGGCCATGTAGTAGAAGGTTTGGAtttagtggaaaaaatttcaacctacGGTGATCAGACTGGTAAACCGACGAAAACTATTCTGATTACTAAATCTGGTAAACTGTAA
- the LOC124182950 gene encoding uncharacterized protein LOC124182950 isoform X1 — MLVMLDPSVLTDLEELTLCSYCKQKFNDTEQCPKYLSCKHHFCLRCIENNLVKGRQLVCAHCWKSTELGHQGPDALPTHSSLLALANNFSHLKINSNNITANKPTDKERKSENCHTHGMPLALWCATCCLALCRACATPQEHPGHQIKSHTDAKDQLITDVQHELVAIRKLSTEIQRLVMQQREFLIKVLEACVTLKTRVETDLQNGWSYYPEITEARETLGEAKASLQMIENPGDIYNLHTQLILKKQRLQAKYQEATVQCQLDDLIGNSGVVFDFTLLKQALASINMGEPAIPQPPGGSGRLHGHLAASQNPILFLANYCMSQLYSRHMANKQHVQNGSIEFHPNMIPAQPPPPPLHVHQGPPPPSQILVPTGSPSVTQPPPAQPNTILHPQQQSAFITEVGTSSGALVAVHSPPQPPPGTIPTTMRGPPNPYPLYYFNIDVNGAPQGRIVIEVRPDAAPKMAKNFSVLATGEIGVGYKGCTIFQCWEGESVITGDFELNNGRGGRSIFEDGFFMPDDTKFPAVRGAVGMRRTQKRHDNLGMVGSQFRIILQEMRGFTGIFGHVVEGLDLVEKISTYGDQTGKPTKTILITKSGKL; from the exons CGACAACTAGTTTGTGCCCATTGCTGGAAGTCAACTGAACTTGGACATCAAGGACCCGATGCTCTACCCACACATTCCTCTCTACTCGCCCTCGCCAATAACTTTTCGCACCTTAAAATCAACTCTAACAACATCACAGCTAACAAACCCACCGATAAGGAAAGAAAG AGTGAGAACTGCCACACACATGGTATGCCATTGGCATTATGGTGTGCAACTTGCTGTTTGGCGCTCTGTCGAGCCTGCGCCACACCGCAGGAACATCCTGGTCACCAAATTAAATCACATACAGATGCCAAAGATCAACTCATAACCGAC gTTCAACACGAATTGGTAGCAATTCGAAAACTATCGACGGAGATTCAGAGACTGGTTATGCAGCAGCGAGAGTTCTTAATAAAAGTGTTAGAGGCCTGCGTTACGCTGAAGACACGAGTAGAGACAGATTTGCAAAATGGGTGGAGCTACTATCCAGAAATAACAGAGGCACGAGAAACGCTGGGAGAGGCCAAGGCGAGTCTGCAGATGATTGAAAACCCCGGTGACATTTACAACTTGCATACCCAACTAATTTTAAAGAAACAAAGGTTGCAAGCCAAGTATCAAGAGGCTACAGTGCAATGTCAACTTGACGATTTAATCGGTAATTCAGGTGTAGTATTCGACTTTACCCTGTTGAAACAAGCCTTGGCTAGCATAAACATGGGTGAACCCGCCATACCGCAACCTCCGGGTGGAAGCGGCAGACTACACGGTCACCTAGCAGCTTCCCAAAACCCGATATTGTTCCTGGCAAACTACTGTATGTCTCAACTATACTCGAGGCACATGGCCAACAAACAGCACGTGCAAAATGGGTCCATTGAATTTCATCCTAACATGATACCAGCAcaacctcctcctcctccattGCACGTTCATCAAGGCCCTCCACCTCCATCGCAAATACTAGTACCCACTGGGTCGCCATCCGTGACACAACCACCACCGGCACAACCGAATACGATACTCCATCCCCAACAACAGTCCGCGTTTATTACTGAGGTTGGCACCAGCAGCGGTGCTTTGGTTGCAGTTCATTCACCTCCTCAACCACCGCCAGGCACCATACCAACGACGATGAGAGGCCCCCCTAATCCATATCCCCTTTACTATTTCAATATCGATGTTAACGGAGCTCCACAAGGTAGAATTGTGATAGAAGTTAGACCGGATGCAGCGCCAAAGATGGCAAAGAATTTCAGCGTGCTTGCAACAGGTGAGATAGGGGTCGGATACAAGGGCTGTACGATATTTCAATGCTGGGAAGGAGAGTCGGTGATAACCGGAGATTTTGAACTAAACAATGGACGCGGAGGTAGAAGTATATTCGAAGATGGATTTTTCATGCCCGACGATACAAAGTTTCCAGCAGTAAGAGGTGCTGTAGGTATGAGAAGAACGCAAAAACGACACGATAACTTGGGGATGGTTGGTTCCCAATTTCGTATAATATTACAGGAAATGAGGGGGTTCACTGGGATATTTGGCCATGTAGTAGAAGGTTTGGAtttagtggaaaaaatttcaacctacGGTGATCAGACTGGTAAACCGACGAAAACTATTCTGATTACTAAATCTGGTAAACTGTAA
- the LOC124182950 gene encoding uncharacterized protein LOC124182950 isoform X3, giving the protein MPLALWCATCCLALCRACATPQEHPGHQIKSHTDAKDQLITDVQHELVAIRKLSTEIQRLVMQQREFLIKVLEACVTLKTRVETDLQNGWSYYPEITEARETLGEAKASLQMIENPGDIYNLHTQLILKKQRLQAKYQEATVQCQLDDLIGNSGVVFDFTLLKQALASINMGEPAIPQPPGGSGRLHGHLAASQNPILFLANYCMSQLYSRHMANKQHVQNGSIEFHPNMIPAQPPPPPLHVHQGPPPPSQILVPTGSPSVTQPPPAQPNTILHPQQQSAFITEVGTSSGALVAVHSPPQPPPGTIPTTMRGPPNPYPLYYFNIDVNGAPQGRIVIEVRPDAAPKMAKNFSVLATGEIGVGYKGCTIFQCWEGESVITGDFELNNGRGGRSIFEDGFFMPDDTKFPAVRGAVGMRRTQKRHDNLGMVGSQFRIILQEMRGFTGIFGHVVEGLDLVEKISTYGDQTGKPTKTILITKSGKL; this is encoded by the exons ATGCCATTGGCATTATGGTGTGCAACTTGCTGTTTGGCGCTCTGTCGAGCCTGCGCCACACCGCAGGAACATCCTGGTCACCAAATTAAATCACATACAGATGCCAAAGATCAACTCATAACCGAC gTTCAACACGAATTGGTAGCAATTCGAAAACTATCGACGGAGATTCAGAGACTGGTTATGCAGCAGCGAGAGTTCTTAATAAAAGTGTTAGAGGCCTGCGTTACGCTGAAGACACGAGTAGAGACAGATTTGCAAAATGGGTGGAGCTACTATCCAGAAATAACAGAGGCACGAGAAACGCTGGGAGAGGCCAAGGCGAGTCTGCAGATGATTGAAAACCCCGGTGACATTTACAACTTGCATACCCAACTAATTTTAAAGAAACAAAGGTTGCAAGCCAAGTATCAAGAGGCTACAGTGCAATGTCAACTTGACGATTTAATCGGTAATTCAGGTGTAGTATTCGACTTTACCCTGTTGAAACAAGCCTTGGCTAGCATAAACATGGGTGAACCCGCCATACCGCAACCTCCGGGTGGAAGCGGCAGACTACACGGTCACCTAGCAGCTTCCCAAAACCCGATATTGTTCCTGGCAAACTACTGTATGTCTCAACTATACTCGAGGCACATGGCCAACAAACAGCACGTGCAAAATGGGTCCATTGAATTTCATCCTAACATGATACCAGCAcaacctcctcctcctccattGCACGTTCATCAAGGCCCTCCACCTCCATCGCAAATACTAGTACCCACTGGGTCGCCATCCGTGACACAACCACCACCGGCACAACCGAATACGATACTCCATCCCCAACAACAGTCCGCGTTTATTACTGAGGTTGGCACCAGCAGCGGTGCTTTGGTTGCAGTTCATTCACCTCCTCAACCACCGCCAGGCACCATACCAACGACGATGAGAGGCCCCCCTAATCCATATCCCCTTTACTATTTCAATATCGATGTTAACGGAGCTCCACAAGGTAGAATTGTGATAGAAGTTAGACCGGATGCAGCGCCAAAGATGGCAAAGAATTTCAGCGTGCTTGCAACAGGTGAGATAGGGGTCGGATACAAGGGCTGTACGATATTTCAATGCTGGGAAGGAGAGTCGGTGATAACCGGAGATTTTGAACTAAACAATGGACGCGGAGGTAGAAGTATATTCGAAGATGGATTTTTCATGCCCGACGATACAAAGTTTCCAGCAGTAAGAGGTGCTGTAGGTATGAGAAGAACGCAAAAACGACACGATAACTTGGGGATGGTTGGTTCCCAATTTCGTATAATATTACAGGAAATGAGGGGGTTCACTGGGATATTTGGCCATGTAGTAGAAGGTTTGGAtttagtggaaaaaatttcaacctacGGTGATCAGACTGGTAAACCGACGAAAACTATTCTGATTACTAAATCTGGTAAACTGTAA